Part of the Nicotiana sylvestris chromosome 5, ASM39365v2, whole genome shotgun sequence genome is shown below.
CtttgaaaaggaaaaataaataaaagaaaagaaaaaagttgAATTTGAATGAAAAATCAAATCTTTTTAACTGGGTCTCTTCAAATTTCTAGCCTAATGGCATTTGAAGCAAATTTGAGCAGAAACCCCAACTTTCAAaagcaaaataaataaataaataaattattaacaGGAATATGAAGATGATGATACTAACCTTGCGAAATTCAGACTCTTAATTGGTGGAATAGAGATGGGGAAAAACCTAAAAATAGAATTTGGACGCGGCAAAACAGCGTCGTATTATAAGGGGTTGCAAGAACAAGAAAATAGCAGAGTATTGttatttggaaaaaaaaagcTATGAAACAGAAAAGTTGATGGAGCGATATATGGTTTTTACAAAAGTAGGTCCCACAAAGAAAAAATACATTTAATTGAGGCCACGTGGCACATTGGAAATAATATTCCATTATTCCAATGGTGGGTACTGGGTACCAATTAGGGGAATTTGAGGTTGAGGTGCTGAGAAAACACCAAGGTCAATTATAGGATGACACTTCTTGaccaaaaaaaaaacgaaattataGGATGACAATTTGATCTGTTAAATAAAATGGAATTATTTTTAGTGCCGCAATGATAAAATAGATTGTTTTTTACTTATATAAGATATTTTTCACTCGTTTACTAACCTGACAATCCATGAATCACTAGGCAGTTTTGCTCTTTAGAAATCAGGGCGATCCTACTAATTTGTtgaaatttgatgttgtttgttgCTGACATACAATTTTCAAAATAACTACTCTACTCGTGCTAGGAATGCACAATGTAAAAGCATAAAATGAGAATATTTTTACAACTTGTTGATGTGAAATTTGCACAATCAACCCAAGAAACTTTTACTAGATTGGCAGGACGTACGTCATCCTTTGAGAATTGGTATTCTTCTTGATCATGGTTACTTATGTTTACAACTCCTACTTTGGTAATTTTAAACTGATAATCCTAAGAATTTTAATGTTCTTCAATATTTGAGTAGCAGTTCCTATCAGAATGTGGAATGCGGATAATGACTGAGAGTACCAAATATTTGCTCATAGAGAAAAGAAGTCACATCTTGGTTCTTCATTTTATTATTATACTTACTTTTTGAAAATGATATTTGATGaagtaatttttttcttttttatgctTGGTTGGTGCTGAAAGATAAAGAGAATGGACGATTAGAAGTCAAAATGCAGAGGTAAATGACAGTTTTCCTTGGTTTCTTAAATAAGTAAATAACAAGGATCACTAAAAACTACATTTGTCAAGAAGCTATACAAAAATAACTTCTCTTCCCTATTCTGAATTACACAAGCTAATTGTTGAGAGATCTCAACGGCGATCTATCATCAATAATAGCTTCTAATCTCTTGGTTGGAGTGGAAGGTTGTCGTCtatttttattctctttaacagGATCAAATTCATTATCCCATTTCAAGTCTGTTTCCAACATACTGCTGTTGTCACAGTTTTGTACCATCCTTTCCAAACTCACACTTAACTGCATATCTTCCTTAGATATAAGGTCGATTCTTTCTGATAATCCCATGAAAGTATCAAGCAACTTGTCCTTGTCTGATGACAATTTATTGACATCGTCAAGAAGCTTCGCCTTTTCTCCATGAAGTTTCTTGATCACAATATCTGAACTTCTTATTTGTTTTTCAAGTCTAAGCTGCAACATATCTATCTCTGATCTTTTCGCTTCTAGCTTAGGTTCAAGTTCTGTCCTTTCTCCAACAGAATCGGACAAATCATTTTCCAACTCAGCAATCACCAAGTTCCTCATCTGTATTTCGATCTCCTTCAGAATCTCAGCTGTTCTCATCTTCTCCCAAGTTTTATGAAACATATCAACCTCTGCTTGCATCTCTGAGAGTCTGACTGAAAATGAGCTAGTTGAACTTTCAAACTCAATTTCCAGTGAGTTAACAAGCTGCTGGAGATCATATATTCTGTGGTCTTTCTCTTCAACAAGCTGGTGGAGGCTCTCCTTCTCGTTCTTATGCTTTGTTTCTGCTTCCACTTTTGCTAAAATGGCACCTTCAAGCTCTTTTCTCACCCACTCTTGCTCCAAATACTCCACCTCCTTCTGAAGATCATATATTCTGCGGTCTTTCTCTTCAACAAGCTGGTAGAGGCTCTCTTTCTCGTTCTTATGCTTTGTTTCTGCTTCCACTTTCGCTAAAATGGCACCTTCAAGCTCTTTTCTCACCCACTCTTGCTCCAAATACTCCACCTCCTTCTGAAGATCATATATTCTGCGGTCTTTCTCTTCAACAAGCTGGTAGAGGCTCTCTTTCTCGTTCTTATGCTTTGTTTCTGCTTCCACTTGTGCTAAAATGGCACCTTCAAGCTCTTTTCTCACCCACTCTTGCTCCAAATACTCCACCTCCTTCTGAAGATCCTGAGAGATCGTCTTGTCCTCAACATTAAGCAGTGTTTTTTGTTCCCTTCTCGTGAGTTCCTCGTTCAAGTCGAAGAGCTGCAGCTGGAGTTCATTCACTCTTCTATCTTTTTCTGCTAGCTTGAGTTCAAGGTTTTCTGTCTCTAGTTTGAGGTCAAATTCAACATCGGCTTGGGCAAGGAGGGAGGCTTCTACTTGTCTCCTCATAACCTGGTTTTCTTCCAGGTTGACTTTCAACTTTTCAGCAACAGATTTCCACACCTGCAATTCAAATTCCAGTTCATTTCCTTCACTGAAACTTTCAGCTAGTTCTTCATTTGCTCTATCCAAGGCATCGAGAACTTGTTTCAAGTCACTCTTTGTATGCAATACCTGCTCCTTTAGATGATGTTGAGAAGCAGATGCTTCTTTCAGCATTTTCTTCAGTGTATTAACCTCTCTTTGTAAAGGAAGCTGCTGTTGTTGTTCTTCAGAGTTCAACGACTCGACCTTTTCTGATAGCAGTGCTACCTTTTCACGCTCCTTTTCAAGATCTTTCTGAACTCTAACAAGAGCTTCATTCTTTGTATTCAACTGCGTGATTAGAGTAGAGATATTCTCAACTCCTTCTCTCTTTTCCAGTTCCATTGAAGCATAATCACCAGCAACTCTTTGATGGAGCTCCAAAAACTGAGATTTTAACACTAACAGCATCATCGAAGTCTCCTCATTCTGTAGTGTTAACTGCAGTGTCAGTGATTCACATGTCTCCAACTCCTCTTGAAGTTCAGTTATTAATGTGTCTTTGCTCTGTAATGAAGAATTGCAGCAATCGAGCTCCCACGTAAGTTGCTCCAATTTAGAAGCCCATTCAGCTTCTTTGGTTTTGAGATTACTCAAACAGTCCTTGTGCACCTG
Proteins encoded:
- the LOC104244296 gene encoding uncharacterized protein At4g38062-like, translating into MQNLLPTASLWSEEMETVHEALEEAKLEIEKLRENYQSKVEFCDNLKRAHNELVTKNQEANLKVEKLTHELTGKEDELAVTKQLYEAIETKLKDKETAVKHLSSTNDKLCADYAEMLRKCEEENKGLALALDGANATNTDLEHQIHSLKQEIEGLREVASASQKKKSSEAEKRAKDSKEPRNNNDMLLDMEEENRKLADQLKWRKEQFMNLEEAHGKLRQQLQKCEEENKGLALALDGANSNNMDQEQQIRSLKKEVEGLREFASASQKKSSEAEKRAKGCKEPRRNDDMLLDMEEENRKLTDQLKWKKEQFSHLEEAHGKLRQQLRLYEEDNRGLALALDGANATNLDQEQQIRSLKQEIEGLRDLLSSSQKKSSEAENRANTSKELRHHGNVLLEMEEENKKLTDQLKWKKEQFSHLEEAHGKLRQQHREEEKEWVKERCTLLDEISKLQLNLDSQLRISKDLESRLWMCNQALAHEESRRKLLEVQLAESKTSFDSVCAEYEESKSTIESLTSQRDKEIANLRDILGTRDTLHKEMEYQFRRLEQENHELMISLKEFQEAKIQEAGASSSSLSKLRNKLKGVKQVHKDCLSNLKTKEAEWASKLEQLTWELDCCNSSLQSKDTLITELQEELETCESLTLQLTLQNEETSMMLLVLKSQFLELHQRVAGDYASMELEKREGVENISTLITQLNTKNEALVRVQKDLEKEREKVALLSEKVESLNSEEQQQQLPLQREVNTLKKMLKEASASQHHLKEQVLHTKSDLKQVLDALDRANEELAESFSEGNELEFELQVWKSVAEKLKVNLEENQVMRRQVEASLLAQADVEFDLKLETENLELKLAEKDRRVNELQLQLFDLNEELTRREQKTLLNVEDKTISQDLQKEVEYLEQEWVRKELEGAILAQVEAETKHKNEKESLYQLVEEKDRRIYDLQKEVEYLEQEWVRKELEGAILAKVEAETKHKNEKESLYQLVEEKDRRIYDLQKEVEYLEQEWVRKELEGAILAKVEAETKHKNEKESLHQLVEEKDHRIYDLQQLVNSLEIEFESSTSSFSVRLSEMQAEVDMFHKTWEKMRTAEILKEIEIQMRNLVIAELENDLSDSVGERTELEPKLEAKRSEIDMLQLRLEKQIRSSDIVIKKLHGEKAKLLDDVNKLSSDKDKLLDTFMGLSERIDLISKEDMQLSVSLERMVQNCDNSSMLETDLKWDNEFDPVKENKNRRQPSTPTKRLEAIIDDRSPLRSLNN